ATTGTTTTGTGCAGCTAATGCTGTTGGATCTGACAAGGCAGATGCTAAAATTTTTGGTGAAGCAAGTGGATCTGTGACACCTGTTCATGTTTCTCGTGAATTTGGTGTCGCTAATGATCTTGAAATCAAGTGTCATGAGAGTCCTCGTCCTTTAAATGGAAACTCAGCAGGTTTGACATCTGACCAGCCTCCTGCTGCTGAAGAAGATGATGTAAAAAGGACTCTAGAAAGGACATCCACAGTGTCTGTAGGAGATAATAAGTTGCATACACTTCCAGGAATTAATTGTGGAGATGACATGTTGTTGAAGGCTGGAGCAGACAACTCTCAAGAAGAGAAATGCGGAGAAATAAATGGGCAATTGATTGCTGAAAACACTGTTGCAGAACAGAATTGTGAAGATAAATCAAATTCCAGTCATTCAAACTCACATGCTACTCCGGTGTCCGTGGATCCATGTTCTTGTTTATCTACTGAGGTTGGGAAAAGTGAAAATTGTCCATCTAGTGAACTTTCTGTTGGAGCTGCTCCCATAACAGGCAAAACTGAATCCAATCTGACATCCAATTCTCCATCTGTCCACTGTGCCAATCAGGAGCATGAAAAATCTTGTGCAGCTCCTGTTGACACTAACAGACCTTTAGCTACTATGGATGAAAAGCCTGATAACCATGATCTGAAATCTGTGGCTGCTGATGGTTATCTTCAAAGCTCAATGGAAGCAAAAAGCTTGGAAGATACAACTAACATAGCAAATGGAACATCAATATCCTATATAGATAAAGATACTAGTGAAGATCACAGTGCTTCTGCAGTTGACAGTGGAGTATCAGTGAAGGGATCTGTTCTGGAAACAGAGATTATTGAGGACAAAGTTGGTTCTTTTTTACCAGATTTGAAACATCCTAGTTGTAAAGGTAGCTTGGAGAAATTGACTGAGTCAAAGTCACTTACAAGTGATATGAATGAAACGGATGATGTGGCTATTAAAGTGGGAATGACAGTTGAGAGTTGCAATGAAGCAGGAATTTCAGCTCCTATCCTCGACATTTCAAATGCCGTTTGTAAAGTTGTGATTAAGCCTACTCAAACTTGTGGGGATGGTCAACTTTGTGGAGAGGATGTCATATGCAGTAATAACAGGGAAAGCGACCTAGCTTCCAGAGAACCTGTCAATGCATGATTGAAAGGTATTATTCTAGATAATgctatatatttatcattaaaCTTATCCTTATTTACGAAATTGTTTCCTTACATTGCCGCTTTCGAACTTTTTGTTTGAGTAATGACAGTCTGCGAGAAGAATGTTGCAGTTCGTTCTCACTTCTCAACAGCCATAGCTAAAGCGATTGGAATAGTTGTGTTTGCACCTGTGGCTTGTCGAAGTTTCTGGACTTTTGGTTCTTCTGAGGCTGTAAATCATGATGGCCTTTTGAGCAGTAGATGTTAGACTGTGCTGGAGAAGCTCTATATGACCTGCAAACTGGGTCAATTTTTTGCTGTACATACATGGGAGTTCTCTGTTGTTCTGGTCCGCCAGAACTTTCTGAAGGTGGTATATGGATGTTTAATAATGTAGACATGGACATGCGCTCTACCTATCCTGTACAGaacttttttatataaaaaaaacatcCTTTTTGTATGGTTCTCGTGTTGCTGGGCCGCTGGGGTGCTGCCATCGATCTGCTTGTGCTGTACCAGTAACGAGAATTCCTGGTAGCGCTATCTTAACGTCAAGAGTGTGAAACTGCAGACAGGATCAGAAGATGGAATGCTGGTTTGAGCTCTAATGCGGTTCTATTTCTCAAGCCAAACTAGAATCTGAATGAGATGATGATGGACAGCGTTATTTGGAACAGAACAtcccttttgtgcaaatttcgTGATGGTGAAAAGCATGTGCCCTATGTGGTGTGGCTGTGTTGCACATTTGAATCTGTTTTAGTGGTCTGACTCTGCAATCTATCCATTTAAATTCAAACTGTAGGTTTTAAGCCAAAGTGACGTCCAATCTTCCATGAAAAAGCAGACAACGTTGTCACGTACTCACATGTCCAAAacagaaaacacaaaaaaaaaacctggAGCCCtgcttggaaaaaaaaaacaaaaaggtgAAAAATCTTGTTTAATGGAGCGCCTCAAAACCAATATTTTGGCCCGTTTACAGCCCAACCTGAAACGAAAGAGCCCGCTAAACCCTGGATCCACTCCGGTCGGTCCCACTCCGCATCCATCCTGGCCGTCGATCCGCTGCCCCTAGGGTTACTTCCACCCGCTGGCCGCTCACACTCCCAACTATAAAGCGCtccccgctgcgccgccgccgcctccgagagGAGAAACCCTACcccgcgcagccgccgccgccgcttcgtcGAACTCCGGCGCGTGCCCGAGCCTCGCCAGTCGCTGCCGCCATGGTAAGCCTCGCCCTCCTTGGCGGCGGCATCGAGCCGCCACGGGCCGGTGGTTTCTTCTGACGCGCGGGTGGGGTTGGTCTTTGCAGTCTCTGATCGCGGGGGAGGACTTCCAGCACATCCTGCGTCTGCTCAACACCAACGTGGATGGCAAGCAGAAGATCATGTTCGCGCTCACCTCCATCAAGGGTGTCGGCCGCCGCTTCTCCAACATCGTCTGCAAGAAGGCCGACATCGACATGAACAAGCGGTGAGTTGTAAATGGAGTTTTGGCGTTGGTTCATGTAGTGTATTTGAATCATGTCGGTAATGGGGGGCTGTGGATGAGTCGTAGTTGATTTGTGGCTGGTTCGTCGGGAGTTAGGGGAAGATCACCCTCCATTTATTCATCGATTCGAGAAAGCTAGGGAGCAGCTGCAGATTTGAGTTTAGAGGCTACTCTTCTTTTTTGGATGCCAGGCTTCGATAATGAGGTTGTCTAGATCCTGCTTGATGAGTAATAAACGAGGAATGATTGGTGCTATGTGATGGATTTAATGTTCGCTGATGGTAAGATGGATTTACATAGGCTGATGATTTAGTGTTAAAGGATAATTTTCCTGTTCGTGCCTGTCTTAGATTTACCTGTAAATTGTTAGTTAGCACACTGGCAACTGCTGTACATGGAAGGGTAGGTCGTGGTGTAGTAGCAGTAAAAAGCTGTTCGTTTCTAACTTGACAAGTAAATTCCCTGCTAACTTTATCAGATGTGTCGTTCATGCGTCAGCAATTCATTCATTGTTACTTAAAGTTTTTTCATGCTTAGCTGTACAATCTtaacacaacaacaacaacatagccttttttcccaagcaagttggggtaggctagagatgaaacccgaaggaaataagttcaaggttcaggcacattgatagctagtctccaagcgctcctatccaaagctatctctttagaaatattccaatccttaaggtctctcttaaccgactcatctcacgtcagtttaggtctacctctatccctctttacattatcgacccgctcaagaaccccattacgcaccggcacctcaggaggccttcgttggacatgtcctgTACAATCTTAACACACTGGAATTATTGTGTTGACCAGTAACTTGTCAAAACTGTCTCTTTGCATTCACTTTTGTTCAATGAAGAAAGATGACCAAGAAATTATTCAACATTTTATATATCACtaattttggtttggtttgcttTCTGGTCTAGTTGAGCAAgatattatttgcatgtggaATTTGAATATGAAGATTAATTGAAAATTTGTAAAGATAGTAACAGTTTTCATGTTTTTCCTGTTTTGTATTGGTGACTGGCTCTGTTAATTTTAGAAATTGCGACTAGATAATAGGGTCAATTTGGTTTCTCCTCAGGAGCAATCTTGACAAATGACAACTGTGGGGAGAAATGTACATTGTTCATAAGTTGTAGTCATCTGAAGCTCTGTGCAGATCTTTAATTAGCTTTTTTGAATGCAACTTGAGAAAATGAAGTGACTACTGGAAAACGTTTGTAAAGAACTTCTGCCTAGACATAATCAGTGCAGAAGCCTTGTCATTTTGCAATGTTTGCTCATGTTCTTTTTCTTGAAGTTGGAGATTGATTTATTGCACCACCCTCACTACTAAAATTAACAGATGAGCTCCATTGCATGAAGTTGAGCTCTGATGATTATATTTTTGTGCAGGGCTGGTGAACTGACCCCAGATGAGCTTGAGCGCCTCATGACTGTGGTTGCCAACCCCCGCCAGTTCAAGGTCCCTGACTGGTTCCTCAACAGGAAGAAGGATTACAAGGATGGTAGGTTCTCCCAGGTCGTTTCTAACGCTCTCGACATGAAGCTCAGGGATGACCTTGAGAGACTGAAGAAGATCAGGTCAGTCTCTTGGACCATCTTGGTGTATGTTGCATTGCATTCACACAGATTCATCATCATGGCATTGTCGGAAATTTAGCTTCATTTTTGTTCTACATTATTTGCTGATGACGCGGTTAATAATTGTACCTAGTCAGTCCAATTGTGATGATAACCTATCAATACATTAGTTTATGAAACTTCCAGCTGCTCTTTGCACTGAATATGGACATCTGTAATTTATGTACTTGTACCTCAGTTCCGTTGCAGCTTTCGTTATATAACGACTCTCTTTTAACAAAACCCTCGTGCTATCTAGGAACCACCGTGGTCTGCGTCACTACTGGGGCCTTCGTGTCCGTGGCCAGCACACCAAGACCACCGGAAGGCGTGGAAAGACTGTTGGTGTGTCGAAGAAGAGATAAGCCCCATGTCGATGCGCCTTGTATTGGCTTGGCCTAGTTTGTGTCGAGTACGCGGACCTTTGTGCTGTGTTTTGCTGAAGGATATGTTTATCTCTAGGATTGATGGTGAGCTGTTTGGGTTCATGAATACTTGTAGCGACTCCTTTGGCGCCTATGTTCGTTCGAAGCACGGATTGAATTTCAGTGTTCTGTGAAAAACAATGAAGTTTTGCCTGTTTGGAAAAAGCATCCTATGTCCTTTCGTGGGTCTTTTCGGCAACAGGGTTCATGAGCAGCTGTTTCGATCTGTGTTCCAACCTGCTACCCTTACCATTCCAAATTTTTGGTTGTTTTAGCAATtttagatacataatttttacTTTGCATCTAAATAAACACTATGTCTAGGTATGGTacaaaaattatgtatctagatcTAGAGTTACCAAAATGACCTACAATTTGAAATAGAGGGAGTAGTGGATTCTGAACCTGGTTAATAGTTTTAGTTTTGTGATTGAAAAAATGCAAGAGCTCGATCTAAAGTTTGTGTTTTAGAATGCGTTTGGTTGGAGAGATAGGATGGAATGGCTCCATCCCAGATTAGAGGGATGGAATGGCTCTGTATCTATGTTTGGTTTGAGGGATGGaatcatttcattttttttttgtttggttggaaGGACAAGCATCAACTAGCTCTTGTTCCGTTAACCTCCGTTCCATGGAGCCCACCGGTCATAAACCCAAATcggtcacgccgccgcccgatttgtcaccgccgccgccggatttgTCGACCGCCGCTTAAATCGGGCCGCCGCTTGCACAGCAGAGATCGCCAGCAGCAGCCCGGGCTCGTGCTGGCCGCTGGAcaccggcgagcgggcggccagAGCCCCGGCCCTTGTTCGGCCGTCGGGCACCCGCCCGGAGATGTTGGCGCGACACGGGTGCGGGAGGGAGGAGATCGGCGCCGGTGCGGAGAGGGACGGGTGCGCCGGTGCATGACGGAGGGCAGCGCGGGTGCGGAGGGAGACGGGAGGGGGCAGGGAGCGTCGGTGCGGGAGGGGGCCTGGCGGCATCGGTGCTAGAGGGGCGTCGCGGATGCGGGTGCGGcagagcggccgccggcgtcggtgCGGGAGGAGGGCCGCTGGCGTCGCGAATGCGGCAGGTGTGGAGCGTGTGCTGGGGATGGGAGGGGCGACGGGCAGAGGGATCCAGAGGATGGCGCGAGGAGGAAGCATGAGACGGGAAGAGGAGGCGTTCAGCTGGAGCGAACTCGTTCGGTCGTTTCATCGGAACGAGCTCGTCCCGCATATTGTTGAAAGTGAAAGAgtagagagaatggaatgaatgaTTGATCCATTGATTGATGGTTTAGACCACTCCTTTTATATGTACAAGAGGGGAAAATGTGTTTTCTCCCGAAGGGACATGCCCCTTCGGGAGTGACCCTTTCATGTGCTTAGTGACATCCTAATGATGTCATTAATCTAATTAATAAAGTAATTAAAGAATTGATCACTAATCTATTTGCTtcataacactcccccttgatcaatttgttttttttattatcttgtaatcaatttgattttcttgtggtcttgtaatcaatcgaaaaactctttgaaaaatcatgtgGGAAAAATAAggatatgtatgtatatgtcatGTGAAAAACTCCTTAAACCCTTTTGGGAAAATAGGAGAAAATGTTGATATGACATATATGTGTTGATATTCCATTAAAAACTCCTTTAAAACACAGTGGGAAAAATATAAGGAGAAAATGATATGAAATATCattgattgcaaacttatatgagAAAAACCTTAAATAGAAAACTCATAAGTAAGTTtgaatgtattatgatctgtgGATCATATCTGAACTAATTCTCCCCCAAAACCCGATGGGAAAATATGAGGAGAAATTATATCTTGAATATCTTCTTAAAAACTATAGTGAGAAAACAGAAGATATGATATATGCAATATGTCTCGAATATCACTTTAAAAAAACCCGGTGGGGAAAATTAGAGATATGACATAAAATAttacctcattaaaaacctataTATGAGAAAAACCTTAATAGGAAAACTCATTTAGAAAAAGAGTACAATTATATAATCTGATGATTATGGTTGATTGAACTGGTTATGATTCAAAGAGAATCTCCCCCTGAGCCTTgcaaatctcatgttttggtttgcAAGATTTCTATTTCCCCATAAAATAATTTAGGAGCAATGTATTTTATGACATTGCCCTTTATAAAAATCTGCATTCTTTTGTACAAATGCAAGGCAAATTATGTACATAGATAATTATTGGTCTCATGATTGAACCAATGCCACATGACTGTTTTATGTGGTCGATCATTCTGTGAAGCCATATGTATTCACGTGAAACTTCATATAATGTAATTATGTCAGAATGATTAGTGGATATAGCTACAAGAGTCAGCTTTGATGACTTCCAAGATATAGTTGTTCCACAATGTAAAATTATAAAACTTGTTTAGGGTCTAGTATTATGGGGATCATGATTCTAGCCAGCATTACTGTAACCAACAATAGTCTTGTCTTAGCTAAAACTAAGATCAATTGTGCCTTGGAAATATCTGAAGATATTCTTAATTCATGTCCAGTGGTATTTTATTGGAGCTGTGCTATGTCTGAGCCAGTGTTTAATGATTCGATGGAATTATAATTTAATCATTCATAGAAGTCATGTATCGATGTGATGCTTCAGAATGATAGACCGAAGTTTCTCATTAGAATCTATTTTGATGATTCATATGAAACTTTAGTACTTGGTATCAGTTTATATTCTGGCAAAATGGGGATTAGTGAGCCAGTATCTTGATATCCCACTTTTGATGTGTTCTGATTTGATAATAACAAATCAAGATCTTTTTATGCCATTTAGATATTTGTTGATATCTGATTTGACTCCGACCTATATTGGTATTGTTGGAGTTGCGCTAATTTGAGCTAGCAAGGTATCTACAAAAACAATATCAAGCCTGTTGTAATTTGAATTATACAATAGCGCTTTTGGCACACAGTTTCTATCCCAGGGTCTACATGGGTATGATCCATTTTTAGGGATGGAATGAATACAAGTGTTGATGGATTCGGTTGTCCAATATTAATTGAATATTGGCGAACTGATATATGTGTTTAAGTTAAAAACTTAAACAACCTTTGGTTTTATCTAAATATCATCTCAAATTCTGTCATAAATGAATGCTTGTTGTTTTTatgttgagatgatgaaaatTCCGTTTGGAATTTATTTATGGATATACGTATGCATTCATAGTAATTAGAGTAATCCATTTATTGAATTTACTCATCTAGTTAGTTGTACCACAAACAACTTAACTATCTCAAGTCATAGAGTGACTTGTATATGTTGCAATTTTTGTTTTGGATTTAGCATACAAAATCCTCTAGGGACACATAAATCCAATTTTATCAAATTCAATTGATCTGCCAATAATTGAATATGGGAATATAATTCTCACATATACCTTGATGGTATGTTCCTTGGTCTCTGCATGAAATCATGTGCTACAAGCT
This portion of the Panicum virgatum strain AP13 chromosome 2N, P.virgatum_v5, whole genome shotgun sequence genome encodes:
- the LOC120659456 gene encoding 40S ribosomal protein S18-like — encoded protein: MSLIAGEDFQHILRLLNTNVDGKQKIMFALTSIKGVGRRFSNIVCKKADIDMNKRAGELTPDELERLMTVVANPRQFKVPDWFLNRKKDYKDGRFSQVVSNALDMKLRDDLERLKKIRNHRGLRHYWGLRVRGQHTKTTGRRGKTVGVSKKR